One segment of Ureibacillus thermophilus DNA contains the following:
- a CDS encoding AAA family ATPase has product MHKTIEKIIQNIEKVMIGKREVAELSLVALLAGGHVLLEDVPGVGKTMMVRALAKSVSAEFKRIQFTPDLLPSDVLGVSIYNPKTLQFEFRPGPIVGNIILADEINRTSPKTQSALLECMEESSVSVDGEVIQLPKPFFVMATQNPVEYEGTFPLPEAQWDRFLMKIRMGYPTVSEEIEILRRVEKTSPIQTLESVITIEELLNLQEEARNVYVDDAVKEYIVQLARATRTNANVYLGVSPRGTVALMRASQAYAKMHDRDFVKPDDVQYLAPFVFGHRMILKPEARYEGVTVEVIINNIIVDSVVPIKRFIER; this is encoded by the coding sequence ATGCATAAAACAATCGAAAAGATCATTCAAAACATAGAAAAAGTAATGATCGGGAAACGGGAAGTGGCTGAACTGAGCCTTGTTGCCCTGCTTGCCGGTGGGCATGTATTGCTTGAAGACGTGCCAGGGGTCGGAAAAACAATGATGGTGCGCGCCCTTGCCAAATCCGTGAGCGCGGAGTTTAAAAGAATCCAATTTACGCCAGACTTATTGCCTTCAGATGTACTGGGCGTTTCTATATATAATCCAAAAACATTGCAGTTTGAGTTCAGACCGGGTCCGATTGTCGGAAATATTATTTTAGCCGATGAAATTAACCGAACATCCCCAAAAACTCAATCGGCTTTACTTGAATGTATGGAAGAATCATCTGTAAGCGTCGATGGAGAAGTTATTCAGCTGCCAAAGCCATTTTTTGTGATGGCAACGCAAAACCCAGTCGAATATGAAGGTACATTTCCATTGCCGGAAGCTCAATGGGATCGCTTTTTAATGAAAATCCGTATGGGGTATCCGACCGTATCAGAGGAAATTGAAATTTTAAGACGGGTTGAAAAAACTTCTCCAATTCAGACTTTGGAATCAGTTATTACGATTGAGGAATTATTGAATTTGCAAGAAGAAGCAAGAAATGTTTATGTGGATGATGCAGTCAAAGAATATATCGTTCAATTAGCTCGTGCAACTAGAACGAATGCAAATGTATATTTGGGAGTCAGCCCTCGTGGAACGGTAGCATTAATGCGGGCTTCCCAAGCTTATGCCAAAATGCATGATCGAGATTTTGTCAAACCAGATGATGTTCAATATTTAGCACCTTTTGTTTTTGGCCATCGCATGATTTTAAAACCAGAAGCGCGATATGAAGGGGTAACAGTGGAAGTAATCATCAACAATATCATTGTCGATTCTGTTGTTCCAATCAAAAGGTTTATAGAGAGATGA
- the guaA gene encoding glutamine-hydrolyzing GMP synthase has translation MTQLKEQEKIVVLDFGSQYNQLITRRIREFGVFSELLPHTISAKEIKEMNAVGIIFSGGPNSVYDENAFKVDEEIFNLGLPILGICYGMQLIAHTLGGKVESADTREYGKAEIEITNDNPLFGDLPKQQVVWMSHGDLVTKLPEGFETIATSPSCPITAMQNTERNYYGVQFHPEVRHSVYGNDILRRFVFDICGAKGDWTMENFIEMQIQKIREQVGDKKVLCALSGGVDSSVVAVLIHKAIGDQLTCMFVDHNLLRKGEAESVMETFEGKFGMKVIKIDARERFMKKLKGVSDPEQKRKIIGNEFIYVFSDEASKLKDMDFLAQGTLYTDIIESGTATAQTIKSHHNVGGLPEDMKFELIEPLKTLFKDEVRALGTQLGLPDEIVWRQPFPGPGLAIRVLGEVTEEKLEIVRESDAILREEIKKAGLDREIWQYFTVLPEIKSVGVMGDQRTYDYAIGIRAVTSIDGMTCDWARIPYDVLEKISTRIVNEVPHVNRVLLDITSKPPATIEWE, from the coding sequence GTGACTCAATTAAAAGAGCAAGAAAAAATTGTTGTTCTTGACTTCGGAAGCCAATATAACCAATTAATCACTCGCCGCATTCGTGAATTTGGCGTATTTTCCGAATTGCTACCCCATACCATTTCTGCAAAAGAAATTAAAGAAATGAACGCTGTAGGAATTATTTTCTCTGGCGGTCCAAACTCTGTATATGACGAAAATGCTTTTAAAGTAGATGAAGAAATTTTTAATTTAGGACTACCGATTTTAGGTATTTGCTATGGTATGCAATTAATCGCTCATACTCTCGGCGGAAAAGTGGAAAGTGCGGATACTCGTGAATACGGTAAAGCAGAAATTGAAATCACCAACGATAATCCATTGTTTGGCGACCTTCCAAAGCAGCAAGTGGTCTGGATGAGCCATGGCGACTTAGTAACAAAACTTCCAGAAGGTTTTGAAACAATTGCAACAAGCCCAAGCTGTCCAATTACAGCTATGCAAAATACAGAGCGCAATTACTATGGCGTTCAATTCCATCCAGAAGTGCGCCACTCTGTTTATGGAAATGATATTTTGCGCCGCTTTGTATTCGATATTTGCGGTGCAAAAGGCGACTGGACAATGGAAAACTTCATTGAAATGCAGATCCAAAAAATCCGCGAGCAAGTAGGGGACAAAAAAGTTCTTTGCGCCCTTTCAGGTGGAGTCGATTCATCCGTAGTGGCGGTTTTAATCCATAAAGCGATTGGCGATCAGTTAACTTGTATGTTTGTAGACCATAACTTACTCCGCAAAGGCGAAGCGGAAAGCGTTATGGAAACATTCGAAGGCAAATTCGGCATGAAAGTGATTAAAATCGATGCCCGCGAGCGCTTCATGAAGAAACTAAAAGGCGTTTCAGATCCTGAACAAAAACGCAAAATTATCGGAAACGAGTTCATTTATGTTTTCTCTGATGAAGCAAGCAAATTGAAAGATATGGATTTTTTAGCGCAAGGTACGCTTTATACCGATATCATCGAGTCTGGTACAGCGACAGCTCAAACAATCAAATCCCACCACAATGTGGGCGGCTTGCCAGAAGATATGAAATTCGAATTAATCGAGCCTTTAAAAACATTGTTTAAAGATGAAGTTCGTGCATTAGGTACTCAATTAGGATTGCCAGATGAAATTGTTTGGCGTCAACCATTCCCAGGACCAGGTCTTGCCATTCGCGTTCTTGGTGAAGTAACAGAAGAAAAATTGGAAATTGTTCGTGAATCTGATGCCATTTTACGCGAGGAAATTAAAAAAGCAGGTCTTGACCGCGAAATTTGGCAATACTTCACTGTGCTTCCTGAAATCAAATCTGTTGGTGTCATGGGAGACCAACGCACATATGATTACGCAATCGGCATTCGTGCAGTTACATCCATTGATGGAATGACTTGCGACTGGGCGCGCATTCCTTATGATGTACTTGAAAAAATCTCCACTCGCATCGTCAACGAAGTACCGCATGTCAACCGCGTGCTGCTTGATATTACATCTAAGCCGCCTGCTACGATTGAGTGGGAGTAA
- a CDS encoding response regulator transcription factor, whose translation MIRIVIAEDQGMLLGALSSLLNMEEDMEVVGLAKNGEEAVKLVHELKPDICIMDIEMPVKTGLDAAEELNGKIDCKIIILTTFARPGYFDRARKAGVRGYLLKDSPIEELVNAIRRIMDGRRIYAPELLDIVYDEESENPLTERESQVLELVAEGKTTKEIAAELYLSTGTVRNYISTILDKLGVGNRIEAISRFKEKGWNK comes from the coding sequence ATGATACGCATTGTCATTGCTGAAGATCAAGGGATGCTGTTAGGGGCATTAAGTTCGTTGTTAAACATGGAAGAGGATATGGAAGTCGTTGGGCTTGCCAAAAATGGCGAAGAAGCAGTAAAGCTTGTTCATGAATTGAAGCCGGATATTTGCATCATGGATATCGAAATGCCAGTCAAGACAGGGCTTGATGCGGCGGAAGAATTAAATGGCAAAATCGATTGCAAAATCATTATCTTAACGACTTTTGCAAGACCGGGATATTTTGACCGGGCAAGAAAAGCTGGGGTGCGAGGCTATTTGTTGAAAGACAGCCCAATTGAAGAGCTGGTGAACGCCATTCGGAGGATTATGGACGGAAGACGTATTTATGCACCGGAGCTTTTGGACATCGTTTATGACGAGGAAAGCGAAAACCCGTTGACGGAACGGGAAAGCCAAGTGCTGGAACTTGTAGCAGAAGGGAAAACAACCAAAGAAATTGCAGCAGAACTATATTTATCCACAGGAACGGTAAGAAACTACATCTCCACGATTTTGGATAAATTGGGCGTCGGAAATCGCATCGAAGCCATTTCTCGATTTAAAGAAAAAGGATGGAATAAATAA
- a CDS encoding nicotinate phosphoribosyltransferase, with protein MREMYQDDSLTLHTDLYQINMVECYWADGMHNRKAVFEIFFRKLPFGNGYAIFAGLERIIEYLKNFRFSETDLAYLKELGYDDGFLEYLKSLRFTGSLYSVVEGEVVFANEPLLRIEAPLAEAQLIETALLNIVNFQTLIATKASRIKQIIKDETSAEFGSRRAQEMDAAIWGARAAIIGGFDSTSNVRAGKIFNIPVSGTHAHAFVQAYKDEYEAFKAYARRHKDCVFLVDTYNTLKSGVPNAIRVAKELGDKINFIGIRLDSGDIAFLSKEARRMLDEAGFTQAKIIASNNLDEYTILNLKAQGAKVDSWGVGTKLITAYDQPALGAVYKMVAFENENGEMEDTLKITSNAEKVTTPGLKRVFRIINKENGKAEGDYITLENENPQEEKRLKMFHPVHTFISKFVTNFEAKELHKKIIDEGKIVYESPSVLEMQQYAKESLELLWDEYKRSLNPEEYPVDLSQKCWDNKMRKIQEIWEAIENME; from the coding sequence ATGAGAGAAATGTATCAAGATGATTCACTAACATTACACACGGACTTATATCAAATTAATATGGTGGAATGTTATTGGGCTGATGGCATGCATAATCGAAAAGCAGTTTTTGAAATATTTTTCAGAAAACTTCCTTTTGGCAATGGATATGCCATTTTTGCGGGACTGGAACGGATTATTGAGTACTTAAAAAATTTCCGTTTTAGCGAAACGGATTTAGCTTATTTAAAAGAGTTAGGTTATGATGATGGATTTCTTGAATACTTAAAATCATTGCGTTTTACCGGTTCCTTGTATTCTGTTGTTGAAGGGGAAGTTGTATTTGCTAACGAACCGCTTCTTCGCATTGAAGCTCCGCTGGCAGAAGCCCAATTAATCGAAACAGCTCTATTGAATATTGTCAATTTTCAAACTTTAATTGCTACAAAAGCAAGCCGCATCAAACAAATTATCAAAGATGAAACCTCTGCAGAATTCGGTTCCCGCCGTGCACAAGAAATGGATGCAGCCATTTGGGGAGCACGGGCAGCGATTATTGGAGGTTTTGATTCAACATCCAACGTCCGCGCGGGGAAAATCTTTAATATTCCTGTATCCGGAACGCATGCCCACGCCTTTGTACAAGCCTACAAAGACGAGTATGAAGCTTTTAAAGCCTATGCAAGAAGACACAAAGATTGCGTTTTTTTAGTGGACACTTATAACACATTAAAATCCGGCGTGCCCAATGCCATCCGAGTGGCAAAAGAATTGGGAGACAAAATCAATTTTATCGGGATCCGCTTAGACAGCGGAGATATCGCCTTTTTATCAAAAGAAGCAAGACGCATGCTGGATGAAGCCGGTTTTACCCAAGCCAAAATTATCGCTTCTAATAATTTAGATGAATACACCATTTTAAACTTGAAAGCGCAAGGGGCGAAAGTGGATTCTTGGGGAGTTGGAACGAAACTCATCACGGCATATGACCAGCCTGCATTAGGCGCTGTTTATAAAATGGTGGCTTTTGAAAATGAAAACGGCGAAATGGAAGATACATTAAAAATTACATCCAATGCAGAAAAAGTCACAACACCTGGACTAAAAAGAGTGTTCCGCATCATCAATAAGGAAAACGGAAAAGCAGAAGGGGATTACATTACGTTGGAGAATGAAAATCCGCAAGAAGAAAAACGGTTGAAAATGTTCCACCCTGTGCATACCTTCATCTCTAAATTTGTGACGAATTTTGAAGCAAAAGAATTGCACAAAAAAATCATTGATGAAGGAAAAATCGTGTACGAAAGCCCTTCTGTATTGGAAATGCAGCAATACGCGAAGGAAAGTTTGGAATTATTGTGGGATGAGTATAAACGTTCATTGAATCCTGAAGAGTATCCGGTGGACCTTAGCCAAAAATGCTGGGATAACAAAATGAGAAAAATACAAGAAATCTGGGAAGCCATCGAAAATATGGAATAG
- a CDS encoding proline dehydrogenase family protein — translation MPILRDFFIALSENQLLNKAAQKYGLKLGAQSVVAGTNIPEVVESIKELNKHGISCTVDVLGEFVNERSEAIKAKDYIIETIEAIHENGLDAHISIKPSQLGLKIDFDFCYDNVMEIVGAAHKYNMHVNFDQETYDLLQPTFDLMEKISETYDNVGTVIQAYFFKAKEYAEKYKDYRLRIVKGAYKESPSVAYQDKSDIDLHFIEIIEYSLLNGKFTSIATHDHNVIKHVKQFVKDHNIPKDKFEFQMLYGFRKDMQLELAKEGYNFCVYVPFGNDWYGYFMRRLAERPQNINLVTKQIFNKKTNTVIGLMAAAFALGRLTKKNK, via the coding sequence ATGCCAATATTACGTGACTTTTTCATCGCATTATCGGAAAATCAATTGCTCAATAAAGCTGCTCAAAAATATGGTTTAAAACTTGGTGCCCAAAGCGTAGTTGCTGGTACAAATATTCCTGAAGTTGTCGAAAGCATTAAAGAGCTGAATAAACATGGCATTTCATGTACTGTTGACGTGCTAGGAGAGTTTGTAAACGAACGTTCAGAAGCAATTAAAGCAAAAGATTACATTATCGAAACAATTGAAGCGATCCATGAAAATGGTTTAGATGCCCATATCTCCATCAAACCTTCCCAACTTGGTTTAAAAATCGACTTTGATTTCTGTTACGATAATGTGATGGAAATTGTGGGAGCTGCCCATAAATACAATATGCACGTAAATTTCGACCAAGAGACATACGATTTGCTCCAACCAACTTTTGATTTAATGGAAAAAATTTCAGAAACATACGATAATGTCGGTACGGTTATTCAAGCCTATTTCTTTAAAGCAAAAGAATATGCGGAAAAATATAAAGACTATCGCCTCCGCATTGTAAAAGGAGCCTACAAAGAATCTCCAAGCGTTGCTTATCAAGATAAAAGCGACATCGATTTGCACTTTATCGAAATTATTGAATACAGCTTATTAAACGGGAAATTTACTTCCATTGCAACACACGACCATAATGTGATCAAACACGTAAAACAATTTGTAAAAGATCACAATATTCCAAAGGATAAATTTGAGTTCCAAATGCTTTACGGATTCCGAAAAGATATGCAGTTGGAGCTTGCAAAAGAAGGCTATAACTTCTGCGTTTACGTTCCTTTCGGCAACGACTGGTATGGTTACTTCATGAGAAGGCTTGCAGAACGCCCTCAAAACATTAACCTTGTTACAAAACAAATCTTTAATAAAAAGACAAACACAGTGATTGGTCTAATGGCCGCTGCCTTTGCATTGGGACGCCTCACAAAAAAGAATAAATAA
- a CDS encoding DUF4129 domain-containing transglutaminase family protein has product MKYEVFNKLELAFYYILIFFILREWLLPIMMLTGMGYVDLILLFIVLCLLISLFRIPFYISWFVKIAYISWFVIYVYSGYSFFSKEAIQFLLNEMFYNLDLIIQGNFFYITNVFQSVLFFLLMWMLIYIVHYWLTIRLNIFYFLVMTVVFIGILDTFTEYDGTVPIVKVVLLGLLMLVFLVVKKLMLQSGVPFYWHKYFQLVLPILVVIGLVGIVATVLPKAAPQWPDPVPYIKSVAKQGSLFEKTAKKVGYDEDDSTLGGSFIGDDTVVFLAHATSKQYWRVETKDVYTSKGWETSEDYVLEQQISYGETIHHSLPVGPEEKKQFAHIEQKYPYDFIIQPYGLISVQVSDKVANQVNMTMNLQTEKISTDYTGNYMYHFEYSTPEYLYSDLTSTIQRPIDESIKEKYLQLPDALPRRVIDLAKEIVEGKENDYAKARAIESYFATNGFRYETEGVPVPEEGQDYVDQFLFETKYGYCDNFSTAMVVMLRAVGIPARWVKGFAGGEVVSSDGELKTYEITNNDAHSWVEAYIPKVGWVPFEPTIGFTTNRNIQYDFETDAYQDEMLTVDEDTKPEQQKDDQEEVANKNNGEFASFMNFINSLLHFFKYGLIALVIAGIILFLSRKRWLPKWYSRWLKNQQIDKTNFEKIYLRLLKMLELKGLKRKDGQTLQNFAKEVDNLLDSPYMSQITEAYEKYIYGNKTEVDFEKMKECWENLINRANG; this is encoded by the coding sequence GTGAAATATGAAGTATTCAATAAACTAGAGCTTGCATTCTATTATATTCTTATTTTTTTCATATTGCGGGAATGGCTTTTGCCCATCATGATGTTGACCGGAATGGGGTATGTGGATTTAATCCTCTTATTTATTGTGCTATGTCTCTTGATTAGTTTGTTCCGCATTCCTTTTTATATTTCGTGGTTTGTAAAAATTGCCTATATTTCATGGTTTGTTATTTATGTATACAGCGGTTATTCTTTTTTTTCGAAAGAAGCCATCCAATTTCTGTTGAATGAGATGTTCTATAATCTTGATTTAATCATTCAAGGGAACTTCTTTTATATTACCAATGTTTTTCAATCGGTATTATTTTTCCTTCTCATGTGGATGCTCATCTACATCGTCCATTATTGGTTGACGATTCGGCTGAACATCTTTTACTTCCTTGTGATGACGGTTGTTTTCATTGGAATTTTAGATACCTTTACAGAATACGACGGAACAGTGCCCATTGTAAAAGTGGTGCTGCTTGGATTATTGATGCTTGTGTTTTTAGTCGTTAAAAAACTGATGTTGCAATCAGGCGTCCCTTTTTATTGGCACAAATATTTCCAACTTGTACTGCCCATTCTTGTAGTGATTGGGCTCGTCGGTATTGTAGCTACTGTGCTGCCGAAAGCCGCTCCTCAATGGCCGGATCCGGTGCCGTATATTAAATCCGTTGCGAAACAGGGAAGCCTTTTTGAAAAAACGGCGAAAAAAGTTGGATATGACGAAGATGATTCGACTCTCGGAGGATCTTTTATCGGCGATGATACCGTCGTTTTTTTGGCCCATGCCACATCAAAACAATATTGGCGGGTGGAAACAAAAGATGTGTATACATCAAAGGGATGGGAAACATCGGAGGATTATGTTTTAGAGCAGCAAATTTCTTATGGCGAGACGATTCATCATTCATTGCCGGTGGGACCAGAGGAGAAAAAACAATTTGCCCACATTGAACAGAAGTATCCATACGATTTCATTATTCAACCATATGGATTGATTTCCGTTCAAGTCAGCGATAAAGTCGCGAATCAAGTCAATATGACGATGAATTTGCAGACGGAGAAAATTTCGACTGATTATACAGGGAACTATATGTATCATTTTGAATACAGCACCCCAGAGTATTTGTACAGCGATTTAACATCGACAATTCAGCGGCCGATTGATGAAAGCATTAAAGAAAAATATTTGCAGCTGCCGGATGCTCTTCCCCGAAGAGTAATCGATTTAGCAAAGGAAATTGTGGAAGGCAAAGAAAATGATTATGCAAAAGCGCGGGCAATCGAAAGCTATTTTGCAACAAATGGTTTCCGTTATGAAACGGAAGGGGTGCCTGTTCCGGAAGAAGGACAAGATTATGTTGATCAGTTTTTATTTGAAACGAAATATGGCTACTGCGATAACTTTTCAACGGCAATGGTGGTGATGCTGCGCGCGGTGGGAATACCTGCGCGGTGGGTGAAAGGATTCGCTGGGGGAGAAGTCGTTTCGAGCGATGGCGAGTTAAAAACTTATGAAATTACAAATAATGATGCCCATTCTTGGGTGGAAGCATATATACCGAAAGTCGGCTGGGTTCCTTTTGAGCCAACGATAGGATTTACAACAAACCGCAATATTCAATATGATTTTGAAACCGATGCCTACCAAGATGAAATGTTGACAGTGGATGAAGATACAAAACCAGAGCAACAAAAAGATGACCAAGAAGAAGTCGCAAATAAAAACAATGGCGAATTCGCAAGTTTCATGAATTTCATCAATTCTTTGCTCCATTTCTTCAAATATGGATTGATTGCTTTAGTTATTGCGGGAATTATTTTGTTCCTTTCACGCAAAAGATGGCTGCCAAAATGGTACAGCCGATGGTTAAAAAATCAACAGATTGATAAAACAAATTTTGAAAAGATTTATTTGAGACTGCTAAAAATGTTAGAATTAAAAGGGTTGAAACGGAAGGATGGCCAAACACTGCAGAATTTTGCAAAAGAAGTGGACAACCTTTTAGATTCTCCATATATGTCGCAAATTACAGAAGCGTATGAAAAATATATTTATGGGAATAAAACGGAAGTCGATTTTGAAAAAATGAAAGAATGTTGGGAAAATTTAATCAATCGTGCTAATGGTTGA
- the nadE gene encoding ammonia-dependent NAD(+) synthetase, which translates to MESLQQQIIKELHVLPKINPAEEVRKSVEFLKEYAKKHSFIRGFVIAISGGQDSTLVGKLTQMAVDELNEEAGEQKYSCYAVRLPYGEQKDEQDAQDAIQFIQPTKVITVNIKKAVDASVEALREAGIVLSDFAKGNEKARERMKVQYSIAMMTNSVVVGTDHAAEAVTGFYTKYGDGGVDLVPIFRLNKRQGKQLLQYLGCPEHLYKKTPTADLEDDRPQLPDEAALGVSYEMIDDYLEGKPVPEEARKIIEGHYLRSQHKRHMPITIFDDFWK; encoded by the coding sequence GTGGAGAGCTTACAACAACAAATCATTAAAGAGCTGCACGTTCTTCCGAAAATCAATCCTGCTGAAGAAGTGCGGAAGTCCGTTGAGTTTTTAAAAGAATATGCGAAGAAGCATTCCTTTATAAGAGGATTTGTCATTGCCATCAGTGGAGGACAAGATTCCACATTGGTTGGGAAGTTGACGCAAATGGCCGTCGATGAATTAAATGAAGAAGCAGGTGAACAAAAATATTCTTGTTATGCAGTTCGCCTTCCTTACGGGGAGCAAAAGGACGAACAAGATGCGCAAGATGCCATTCAATTTATTCAGCCGACAAAAGTCATTACAGTCAATATTAAAAAAGCGGTGGATGCCAGCGTAGAGGCGCTGCGGGAAGCTGGAATCGTGTTGAGTGATTTTGCAAAAGGCAATGAAAAAGCCCGTGAACGGATGAAAGTGCAATATTCCATCGCCATGATGACCAACTCTGTCGTTGTCGGAACGGATCATGCGGCGGAAGCGGTGACGGGATTTTACACGAAATATGGAGATGGCGGCGTCGATTTAGTGCCGATTTTCCGATTAAATAAGCGTCAAGGGAAGCAGCTTCTTCAATATTTAGGCTGCCCTGAACATTTATACAAAAAAACGCCGACTGCTGACCTGGAAGATGATAGGCCACAACTGCCAGATGAAGCGGCTTTAGGGGTATCTTATGAAATGATTGATGATTATTTGGAAGGAAAACCTGTACCGGAGGAAGCAAGAAAAATCATTGAAGGGCATTACTTGCGCTCGCAGCATAAACGCCATATGCCAATTACGATCTTTGATGATTTTTGGAAATAA
- a CDS encoding DUF58 domain-containing protein, whose product MNMWKGMLNKFGRVIVNLILIAATFSYAMFQGGFVSWFLFYSLIPFLLYSILLNFVPLHIEEVSREVQPAKLARGDKASVMIRFKNKTWFPLAFLTVGEIGLNDHIVGKSTNIFFVGFKRNFSWSYEIPELERGIIEFSALQFTVTDFFGWTVRHKFIPLKQTVIVYPKITKIKYGKVERQFDQGGMLSPFHFVKDTSLVTSVRDYQAGDRFSWIHWKSFAKDETLRTKDFEVRHSQEVLLVLDATVNRHFEDAVDLAASVLQTIVENNGDVSFYIAGKERAFYPQIKRGQFEKVMQQLSIVQAYDSNNIELLLTKEGKTLDSSILLFTGELSDSLRNFFKNHGKKSKGIVCFVLSSEQEMKERIKENYYNVKIVPITKAMFPDVFTEVLRP is encoded by the coding sequence ATGAACATGTGGAAAGGAATGCTGAATAAGTTCGGCCGCGTTATCGTCAATCTTATATTAATTGCTGCCACCTTTAGTTATGCCATGTTTCAAGGGGGCTTTGTCAGCTGGTTTCTATTTTATTCATTAATACCATTTTTGCTTTATTCCATCCTCCTAAACTTTGTTCCCCTTCATATCGAAGAAGTTTCCAGGGAAGTTCAACCAGCTAAACTGGCTAGAGGCGATAAAGCGTCTGTCATGATTCGTTTTAAAAATAAAACATGGTTTCCTTTGGCTTTTCTTACAGTTGGGGAAATTGGACTGAACGATCATATTGTTGGAAAAAGTACAAATATATTTTTTGTAGGTTTTAAAAGAAACTTTTCTTGGAGTTATGAAATTCCTGAATTGGAACGGGGGATAATTGAATTTTCCGCCCTTCAGTTTACCGTTACCGATTTTTTTGGTTGGACAGTGCGCCATAAATTCATTCCTTTAAAACAAACGGTCATCGTTTATCCAAAAATCACAAAGATCAAATATGGAAAAGTTGAACGTCAATTCGATCAAGGAGGCATGCTTTCTCCTTTTCATTTTGTAAAAGATACTTCCCTCGTTACAAGTGTCAGAGATTATCAAGCAGGGGACCGTTTTTCTTGGATTCACTGGAAGTCTTTTGCTAAGGATGAAACATTAAGGACAAAAGATTTTGAAGTGCGGCACAGCCAGGAAGTATTGTTAGTATTAGACGCTACAGTGAATAGGCATTTTGAAGATGCGGTGGATTTGGCGGCTTCTGTGTTGCAGACCATTGTTGAAAACAACGGGGATGTGTCATTTTATATAGCAGGAAAGGAACGGGCATTTTATCCTCAAATTAAACGCGGGCAATTTGAAAAAGTGATGCAGCAATTATCGATTGTACAAGCATATGATTCAAATAATATTGAACTCTTGCTAACGAAAGAAGGAAAGACGTTAGATTCTTCCATTCTTTTATTTACAGGCGAACTCAGCGACTCTTTAAGAAACTTTTTTAAAAATCATGGAAAAAAATCAAAAGGCATCGTTTGTTTTGTTCTTTCATCTGAACAGGAAATGAAGGAGCGGATTAAAGAAAACTATTACAACGTAAAAATAGTTCCCATTACTAAAGCAATGTTCCCTGATGTCTTCACGGAGGTGTTAAGACCGTGA